The proteins below are encoded in one region of Streptomyces marianii:
- a CDS encoding branched-chain amino acid ABC transporter permease, with amino-acid sequence MSTNTTVKSPSTAAKLRRTAWYQQPRYTRLGALIALALVLTLMVGEQGNTRDLFYSVRTSLTGVNLWICLGGALVIWLVREFGSRQVSGAVGGIRSVHNLGPWKRAQEAFRTQPRVKWTVMIALLLAALFIPGQLTGYWQTVLIDQIATYALLAIGLNVVIGWAGLLDLGFVAFFAVGAYSAAFWTGSLPVEPPIVLNNFLIIPVAVVTCLIAGVLLGAPTLRLRGDYLAIVTLGFHEIVYLVAKNADGVTGGPAGARQVPKFSAFGYEWGLEKMPYWYLLVTLIVVLIIVFVRLEHSRVGRAWTAIREDEVAAAANGVDTVRFKLMAFAIGASTSGVAGVVYASKVGYFNPENFIILNSILVLSYVIFGGMGSIPGVLLGAAILVWLPEVLRDFVDPADRYMYLGALLVVMMIYRPQGVWPSRRRQRELKLTQEGIGDADAMTEPAGGAVR; translated from the coding sequence ATGAGCACGAACACGACCGTGAAGTCGCCGTCCACGGCGGCGAAGCTGCGCAGGACCGCGTGGTACCAGCAGCCCCGGTACACGCGGCTGGGCGCGCTGATCGCGCTGGCCCTGGTGCTCACCCTCATGGTGGGCGAGCAGGGCAACACCCGTGACCTCTTCTACTCCGTGCGCACGAGTCTCACCGGGGTCAACCTGTGGATCTGCCTGGGCGGCGCACTGGTCATCTGGCTCGTGCGGGAGTTCGGCTCGCGGCAGGTCTCCGGCGCGGTCGGCGGCATCAGGTCCGTGCACAACCTGGGCCCGTGGAAGCGGGCGCAGGAGGCGTTCCGTACCCAGCCGAGGGTCAAGTGGACCGTGATGATCGCGCTGCTGCTCGCAGCGCTCTTCATCCCCGGCCAGCTGACCGGGTACTGGCAGACCGTGCTGATCGACCAGATCGCCACGTACGCGCTGCTGGCCATCGGCCTCAACGTGGTGATCGGCTGGGCCGGCCTGCTGGACCTGGGCTTCGTCGCCTTCTTCGCGGTCGGTGCCTACAGCGCGGCGTTCTGGACGGGCAGTCTCCCGGTGGAGCCGCCCATCGTGCTGAACAACTTCCTGATCATTCCGGTGGCCGTGGTCACGTGTCTGATCGCGGGTGTGCTGCTCGGGGCGCCGACACTGCGACTGCGCGGTGACTACCTGGCCATCGTGACGCTGGGCTTCCACGAGATCGTGTACCTGGTGGCGAAGAACGCCGACGGGGTCACGGGTGGTCCCGCCGGTGCGCGCCAGGTGCCGAAGTTCTCGGCCTTCGGATACGAGTGGGGCCTGGAGAAGATGCCGTACTGGTATCTCCTGGTCACTCTGATCGTCGTTCTGATCATCGTCTTCGTGCGGCTGGAGCATTCGCGGGTGGGCCGAGCCTGGACCGCGATCCGTGAGGACGAGGTCGCTGCTGCCGCGAACGGCGTCGACACGGTCCGCTTCAAGCTGATGGCCTTCGCCATCGGTGCGTCGACGTCCGGTGTCGCCGGTGTCGTCTACGCGAGCAAGGTCGGGTACTTCAACCCGGAGAACTTCATCATCCTCAACTCCATCCTGGTGCTGTCGTACGTCATCTTCGGCGGCATGGGATCGATCCCGGGCGTGCTGCTGGGTGCGGCGATCCTGGTGTGGCTGCCGGAGGTGCTCCGCGACTTCGTGGACCCGGCGGACCGGTACATGTATCTGGGCGCACTGCTGGTGGTCATGATGATCTACCGCCCGCAGGGTGTGTGGCCTTCCCGCCGAC